In Pelmatolapia mariae isolate MD_Pm_ZW linkage group LG13, Pm_UMD_F_2, whole genome shotgun sequence, a genomic segment contains:
- the golga4 gene encoding golgin subfamily A member 4 isoform X3 yields the protein MFKKLKQKINEEQSPQRNAQSPQQAQISSGDRRNSQTPSFSDGTPSPSDRESASKGALRSPRGSINGDESASPHKEEPQSFTQKLQLKVPSMESLIRSGASRAENLFRSPSKDNLVRTSSRESLTPLGENESPSAPAYDPPSDIESEAEEPPGSVESLSKEQLLHRMLRVERSLGKYRGKYSELVTAYRTIQREKEKTQAILSQSQDKALRRIGELREELQMDQQAKKHLQDEFDAALEEKDQMITVLQTQVALLKKRLQVGPDGSLPPEGEVPQSEAAEVSASPTQSPLKEHEVEPEVTEGEGNSDPTKLMEALQKRVKRQENLLQKCKEVMRTHKERSAQLSSENETLQEQLQERLHELEKMKELHTTEKTKLITQLRDAKNLIEQLEQDKGMVIAETKRQMHETLEMKEEEIAQLRSRLQQAIAQKEEVQEQKEKAEKSAFEELERALGVAQRAEEARKQLQVQLEEQVKEIERASEEERKSLQQELTRVKQEVVTIMKKSSEETVANMEKLHSEALAAKEEEMKEKINKAVEQCKEEFAQLAKEREQQAALALEDAELQKTALRTEADNKVKEIQLELEAARTRILELESSVNKISQEEAGLSHELSSQLEELKNKHKEQISALEEKHHEQLEKHKGTLTQQHNAALEELKERHRAEMETLLKDKELQFQAHVEEMNQKTLEKLDAKQAELEAVSAELSEVLKSKQLLEEKLSAAEDAHSLALQEHETRFQDQVSKHSEELENVRREHDQSLGGIEKTLKEELNALKIVLNEKEKEIEQYMLKEKTLQEESHSTAQDLESKIKELEALQQTLSESQLEIESLKESNAQLNKITEDLDKCKKELTDVEHQLEAAKNECQQKEKSLREIEHQLEESRKELLEKEKSFTSELNTKLEEQTRLKKQLDDEKAAHEAKLKNTITDMEGKLKSQETKMEKIKQKAKEMQEKYKKKLQQNEENMKKELAKKEEELQQKEQQVQEKIVETAQKSSQGFSNAVSELQVNHKEELEKLHATHKHEIEELERRWQERLGQQEEELMEKHSVILQEKVQELEEVSQQLSRSRAENEQVMGEIRGLKEDLAIRETTVQKLQEELNEAALKLESLAKSEALLKEQMESVERNLNQALGERNALQDKLNETEEESREKLKAWSDKLNEAEKQLEALEGARFKESADLQSKFEETSIQLNAKEAELQQQMIKMSNQMNHYCNEVQLKVECGSNELQQKVESRLKELEDKLLSGQKKVGHLKNIILTKADQICTLEESVRQQTEENKNLCISLEQMTAQVNAHMEHIKALTHEGETHSQSISEHVQKIEELSEANRVISETLEANELHISSLESVVGDLKNQLASNIKEKEEAINQLTQQYEEERQKAAAQMERLDQERQSALEQADTLRTSLSELEMKFTQSDNTTGSLQARLEELEREIAEKNEALQRLTATIDNQSFSKSEMDQLLSEKEQKVSGLTVELESSISRLSELQEQLDLKTKECEQLTSDLKQQHSIRENEKRELVEQLQMQCTQKGNLEQEMAEKLQALEESNQQYKQKLESQREEFERLKNEIIKSKDESLKETEERLSESTRKVSELKKKAEQKISQVKKQLTSQLEEKEQTITTLQTSLDELKNNEISVQKHIETLEEKTKSLEDTLVKLKEEQAKYLEQVLHNERLEKEKSLEELKVMYEDKLTSLQSDAVQQGQLKDTESALHEIEAKLKEAEEQNGNLLAEINRLRGEISEKDAQLEQHQATAREVQNPSETEVKVECSSMQQTKSVMENELENHSPVQEVDQEDSLQSLKNKLSQVKNEKEKIHKDFVRLQKDIRSLRKEHEHDLEYMKKELLEENEKKLKLELEDLEMKHNSAMKQIMREFNAQMSLKEKELDTTVREAIAKAQSVEEELISSHREETSQLRKVISQKEDYLHKTVQKYEQVIQSREEEMGDRVWQVQKQLEELQTRTQDTSEEQMTPEELKAQLAEKTTLLSEARLREQQFVERIHSLEDKIKCFHRNTVVTHLGSTFKDPGLNISDAFSEPTEMEYLRKVLFEYMMGRETKTMAKVITSMLKFPPDQAQKVLDKEDSKPIPWLR from the exons ATGTTTAAAAAACTCAAGCAGAAGATAAACGAGGAGCAGTCTCCGCAGAGGAATGCGCAGTCACCTCAGCAGGCCCAG atcAGCAGTGGAGACCGACGTAACAGCCAAACTCCCTCATTTAGTGATGGCACACCTTCTCCCAGTGACAGAGAG AGTGCCTCTAAAGGTGCATTGAGGTCTCCCAGAGGCAGCATCAATGGGGATGAAAGTGCTTCTCCTCAT AAAGAGGAGCCACAGTCATTTACCCAGAAACTACAGCTGAAAGTGCCCTCAATGGAGTCGTTGATTCGTAGCGGAGCCAGTCGGGCGGAAAATTTGTTTCGCTCTCCATCTAAAGACAACCTGGTCCGAACTTCATCACGCGAATCCCTGACTCCTTTGGGAGAAAACGAGTCCCCCAGTGCCCCGGCATATGATCCACCCTCGGACATTGAGAGCGAGGCCGAGGAGCCACCAGGAAGTGTAGAGTCTCTGTCCAAAGAGCAGTTGTTACACCGAATGCTTAGAGTAGAGAGGAGCCTGGGGAAGTACAGGGGGAAGTATTCGGAG CTGGTTACTGCGTACCGTACCATACAgcgagaaaaagaaaaaacgcaG GCCATCCTCAGTCAGAGTCAAGATAAAGCACTGCGCAGGATAGGGGAACTACGAGAG GAGCTTCAGATGGACCAACAGGCTAAGAAACACCTGCAAGATGAGTTTGATGCTGCGCTGGAGGAGAAAGACCAGATGATCACTGTGCTACAAACACAA GTTGCTCTGTTGAAGAAACGGCTCCAAGTGGGCCCCGATGGCTCGCTGCCGCCTGAAGGAGAGGTTCCTCAGTCTGAAGCTGCTGAAGTCTCTGCTTCTCCCACACAGTCTCCTTTGAAGGAGCACGAAGTAGAGCCTGAAGTCACTGAGG GAGAGGGCAACAGTGATCCAACTAAACTCATGGAGGCTCTGCAGAAGAGAGTGAAGAGGCAAGAAAACTTGCTGCAGAAGTGCAAGGAAGTCATGCGTACACACAAGGAGCGAAGCGCCCAGCTTAGCAGTGAGAATGAAACTCTGCAGGAGCAGCTGCAGGAGCGACTGCATGAGTTGGAGAAGATGAAG GAACTACACACAACAGAAAAGACTAAGCTGATCACTCAGCTGCGTGATGCCAAGAATCTCATTGAACAGCTGGAGCAGGACAAG ggaaTGGTCATTGCTGAAACCAAACGGCAGATGCACGAGACACTggaaatgaaagaagaggagatTGCACAGCTGCGCTCCAGGCTCCAGCAAGCTATAGCCCAGAAAGAAGAAGTACaggaacagaaagaaaaggCTGAGAAATCGG CTTTTGAGGAACTTGAACGAGCACTGGGTGTAGCTCAGAGGGCAGAGGAGGCTCGAAAACAGCTGCAGGTTCAGCTGGAGGAGCAAGTGAAAGAAATTGAACGGGCCAGTGAGGAAGAGAGGAAGAGTCTGCAGCAGGAACTCACACGAGTCAAACAGGAGGTTGTCACCATCATGAAG AAATCATCAGAGGAAACTGTGGCCAACATGGAAAAGCTCCACAGTGAAGCTTTGGCAGCTAAAGAAGAAGAGATGAAAGAGAAAATCAACAAAGCTGTG GAGCAGTGCAAAGAGGAGTTTGCACAGCTGGCTAAGGAACGGGAACAGCAGGCCGCTCTGGCTCTGGAGGACGCAGAGTTACAGAAGACGGCTTTAAGGACAGAAGCTGATAATAAGGTTAAGGAGATCCAGCTGGAGCTCGAAGCTGCAAGGAct CGGATATTGGAACTGGAGAGCTCTGTGAACAAGATCTCACAAGAAGAAGCGGGTCTCTCCCATGAACTTTCCAGTCAGCTGGAGGAACTgaagaataaacacaaagagcaAATCTCTGCATTAGAGGAAAAGCACCACGAGCAGCTGGAAAAGCACAAGGGCACCCTAACCCAGCAGCATAATGCTGCCCTTGAGGAGCTCAAGGAAAGACACAGGGCCGAAATGGAAACCCTTCTGAAAGACAAGGAGCTGCAGTTCCAAGCACATGTCGAAGAGATGAATCAGAAAACTCTAGAGAAGCTGGATGCAAAGCAGGCAGAGTTAGAGGCGGTCTCTGCTGAGCTTTCAGAGGTGCTGAAAAGTAAACAGCTTTTGGAGGAGAAGCTGTCGGCTGCTGAAGATGCTCATAGTTTAGCGCTACAGGAACACGAGACGAGGTTTCAAGATCAGGTGTCAAAGCACAGCGAAGAGCTTGAAAATGTCAGACGTGAGCATGATCAATCGCTTGGCGGAATAGAGAAAACTCTGAAGGAGGAACTTAATGCATTGAAAATTGTTCTGAATGAAAAGGAGAAGGAAATTGAACAATACAtgcttaaagaaaaaacactacAGGAGGAATCACATTCCACTGCACAAGACCTAGAAAGCAAGATTAAAGAATTGGAAGCGCTGCAGCAAACTTTATCAGAATCCCAGCTGGAAATTGAGAGTTTAAAGGAATCTAATGCACAGTTAAATAAGATAACAGAAGATCTTGATAAGTGCAAGAAAGAACTGACAGATGTGGAGCATCAGTTGGAAGCTGCAAAGAATGAATGCCAACAAAAAGAGAAATCCCTTCGAGAAATTGAGCATCAGTTAGAAGAGAGCAGGAAGGAGCTCTTGGAGAAAGAGAAGTCATTTACATCAGAACTGAACACTAAGCTGGAAGAACAAACACGCCTCAAGAAACAGCTGGATGACGAAAAAGCTGCCCATGAAGCAAAGCTGAAAAACACTATAACTGATATGGAAGGTAAACTGAAATCACAGGAaaccaaaatggaaaaaatcaaACAGAAGGCAAAAGAAATGCAAgagaaatataagaaaaagcTTCAGCAGAATGAAGAAAACATGAagaaggagcttgcaaagaaggAAGAGGAGCTTCAGCAGAAAGAACAACAAGTTCAGGAGAAAATCGTAGAGACGGCCCAGAAAAGTTCCCAAGGCTTCAGCAATGCAGTGTCAGAGCTGCAGGTTAACCATAAGGAGGAACTGGAGAAACTACATGCCACTCATAAGCATGAGATTGAAGAGCTGGAGCGCCGTTGGCAGGAGCGGTTAGGACAGCAGGAGGAAGAATTAATGGAGAAACATTCAGTCATACTGCAGGAGAAAGTCCAGGAGCTGGAAGAAGTGTCTCAGCAGCTTAGCAGAAGCAGAGCGGAGAATGAGCAAGTAATGGGTGAAATAAGGGGTTTAAAGGAGGACCTGGCGATCCGAGAAACCACTGTGCAGAAGCTGCAAGAAGAGCTTAATGAAGCAGCGCTTAAACTTGAAAGTTTGGCAAAGAGTGAAGCGTTGCTAAAAGAACAAATGGAGTCAGTGGAGAGGAACCTTAACCAGGCGCTCGGTGAGAGAAACGCCCTCCAAGACAAGCTGAACGAGACGGAggaagagagcagagagaagCTGAAGGCTTGGTCAGACAAGTTGAATGAAGCGGAAAAACAGCTTGAAGCGCTGGAAGGTGCCAGATTTAAGGAAAGTGCAGACTTGCAGAGTAAATTTGAGGAAACTTCCATCCAACTGAATGCCAAGGAAGCAGAGTTACAGCAGCAAATGATTAAGATGAGCAACCAAATGAACCATTACTGTAATGAGGTTCAGTTGAAAGTTGAGTGTGGATCTAATGAACTTCAGCAAAAAGTGGAGAGTAGGTTGAAAGAGCTGGAAGATAAACTGCTCTCTGGTCAGAAAAAGGTGGGACATCTCAAAAACATTATCCTTACTAAAGCAGATCAAATTTGCACTTTAGAGGAGAGTGTTCGCCAGCAAACCGAGGAGAATAAAAATCTATGCATTTCATTAGAACAGATGACTGCTCAGGTAAATGCTCATATGGAGCACATCAAAGCCTTAACACATGAGGGAGAGACTCATTCTCAGTCCATTAGTGAACATGTACAGAAGATTGAGGAGCTCAGCGAAGCAAACAGAGTCATATCAGAAACTTTGGAAGCAAATGAGTTGCATATCAGTAGCTTGGAAAGCGTCGTCGGTGACTTAAAAAATCAGCTAGCAAGTAACAtaaaagagaaggaggaagcCATAAATCAGCTGACGCAGCAGTATGAAGAGGAGAGGCAAAAGGCCGCTGCTCAAATGGAGAGACTGGATCAGGAGAGACAGTCTGCTTTAGAGCAGGCGGATACACTCAGGACCAGTCTGTCTGAGTTAGAGATGAAATTCACACAGAGCGACAACACTACTGGATCTCTGCAGGCCCGGCTTGAAGAGCTGGAGCGAGAGATCGCCGAAAAGAATGAAGCTTTGCAGCGGCTGACAGCAACAATTGACAATCAGTCTTTCAGCAAGTCTGAGATGGACCAACTGTTGAGTGAGAAGGAGCAAAAAGTCAGTGGGCTTACCGTAGAGCTTGAGAGCTCCATCAGTCGACTTAGTGAGCTTCAAGAGCAGTTAGACCTAAAGACGAAAGAGTGCGAACAGCTCACTTCTGACCTCAAACAGCAACACAGCATCAGGGAGAATGAGAAGCGCGAGTTGGTAGAGCAGCTGCAGATGCAGTGCACCCAGAAAGGTAATTTAGAGCAAGAGATGGCCGAAAAACTTCAGGCCCTCGAGGAAAGCAACCAGCAGTATAAACaaaagcttgaaagtcaaaGGGAGGAATTTGAAAGGTTGAAAAATGAGATTATCAAGAGCAAGGACGAGAGTCTGAAGGAAACTGAGGAGAGGTTGTCTGAGAGCACTCGGAAAGTGTCTGAgctgaaaaagaaagctgaGCAGAAAATCAGCCAGGTTAAAAAACAGCTAACGTCGCAGCTTGAGGAAAAAGAGCAGACGATTACAACTCTTCAGACTAGCCTGGATGAACTTAAGAACAATGAAATTTCTGTGCAAAAACACATAGAAACattagaagagaaaacaaaatcgCTGGAGGATACTCTCGTCAAGCTTAAGGAAGAGCAGGCCAAATACCTTGAACAAGTTCTGCATAACGAGAGGCTTGAGAAAGAAAAGTCTTTAGAAGAGTTGAAAGTAATGTATGAAGACAAGCTGACCTCACTTCAGAGTGACGCAGTGCAACAGGGGCAGCTCAAAGACACTGAATCAGCATTACACGAAATCGAGGCAAAGCTAAAAGAAGCAGAGGAGCAGAACGGAAACCTTCTCGCAGAAATAAATCGCCTGAGAGGAGAAATTAGCGAGAAGGATGCCCAATTGGAGCAACATCAGGCGACTGCTAGGGAGGTCCAGAATCCATCAGAAACTGAGGTAAAGGTGGAATGCAGCAGCATGCAGCAAACCAAGAGTGTGATGGAAAACGAGCTGGAAAACCATTCTCCTGTTCAAGAGGTGGACCAAGAGGACTCTTTACAGTCTCTGAAGAACAAACTGAGCCAGGTGAAGAACGAGAAGGAGAAAATCCACAAGGACTTCGTCAGGCTGCAGAAAGATATCCGGTCACTGAGGAAGGAGCATGAACACGACCTAGAATACATGAAGAAGGAGCTGTTGGAGGAGAATgagaagaagctaaa GCTGGAGTTAGAAGATTTGGAAATGAAGCACAACTCTGCGATGAAGCAGATAATGAGGGAGTTTAACGCACAGATGTCTTTGAAAGAGAAGGAGCTCGACACAACAGTGAGGGAGGCCATCG CAAAAGCTCAGAGTGTTGAAGAAGAGCTCATCAGTAGCCATCGCGAAGAAACGAGCCAGCTGAGGAAGGTGATTTCTCAGAAAGAGGATTACTTGCACAAAACTGTTCAGAAATATGAACAGGTTATACAG agtcGAGAAGAGGAGATGGGAGACAGAGTGTGGCAAGTTCAGAAACAACTGGAGGAGTTGCAAACAAGAACGCAGGACACTTCGGAG gAACAGATGACCCCGGAAGAACTAAAG GCTCAGCTCGCTGAAAAAACGACGTTGCTGAGCGAGGCTCGACTGAGAGAGCAGCAGTTTGTTGAAAGA ATTCACTCGCTCGAGGACAAGATTAAATGTTTCCACCGAAACACTGTTGTAACTCATCTCGGGAGCACATTTAAAG ATCCTGGACTCAACATTTCCGACGCCTTCTCAGAACCCACAGAGATGGAGTACCTGAGGAAGGTGCTGTTTGAATACATGATGGGACGGGAAACAAAA ACAATGGCCAAAGTGATTACCTCCATGCTCAAGTTTCCTCCAGACCAAGCTCAAAAGGTTTTGGACAAAGAAGACTCGAAACCAATT CCTTGGTTACGATGA